One window from the genome of Gimesia aquarii encodes:
- a CDS encoding c-type cytochrome: MIQAFKTLSVIVSAVLISHPLLADASHQSQTWTFTDKDHGWTAYRDCSLSLKENSLQVKSTGKDPHFGRDLKASGGWKKIRIRLRSPQRLRGEIYWKTQKNNSFSDKRSQKFDTRMAPKKWQDLVLVFKADSDLTGLRIDPASRKGLIEIESISLENSEAPRSASATPVDQIKLLKDFKVELLYSVPTDEQGSWVSMTIDPKGRLIASDQYGALYRITPAKIGSNTNDTQVEKLPVDMGMAHGLLYAFDSLYAVVNGGKERPSGLYRLKDTNGDDQFDEVKFLREIKGAGEHGPHAIILSPDKKSLYIAAGNHTDLPKPEKSLVPRNWDEDLLLPRLWDARGHAAGKLAPGGWICRTDPDGKEFEVVSIGFRNEYDIAFNPEGELFTYDADMEWDVGSPWYRPTRVNHATSGSEFGWRSGTGKWPDYYPDSLPAVVNIGQGSPTGIVFGTGAKFPAKYQDALFISDWSYGIIYAVHMKPQGASYVATYEKFASATPLPVTDLVVNPVDGAFYFTIGGRRTQSGLYRITYTGNESTAPVEPTPDALAGLRELRRDLEEFHGQQGENIVYSVWPYLGHQDRHIRYAARIALEHQPVEQWQNCVLLEKDPAKLITAGIALARNGKPSFKTPLLNRLKSLDWNALTANQKMDLLRLYQLVFVRLGEPTESERKNVLAQINKAYPAQNSFMNRELSRVLVYLNAPKVIERTLELQNKALTQEEQIHYAKVLSNLAAGWNDNLRKKYFNWYVKSTAHKGGMSFNKFLVNIRAEAIKTLSDQEKEMLKPILEVNLEKSAPVVKGPPRPFVKKWTVSELLDAANNDKIQRNFERGREMFAATSCFKCHRFAGEGGTIGPDLTGAGGRFNAQNLLESIIEPSKVISDQYASTMFILDDGRVVNGRVINLSGKNLMVLTDMTNPSNLTVVNRDTIDEMLPSKSSMMPTGLIDTLTKEEALDLLAYLRSGGKTDHELFQKKK; this comes from the coding sequence GTGATTCAAGCTTTCAAAACTTTGTCTGTGATTGTTAGTGCAGTATTGATCTCACACCCCTTATTGGCGGATGCTTCTCATCAATCCCAAACATGGACTTTTACTGACAAGGATCATGGTTGGACAGCCTATCGCGATTGCAGTCTCTCTCTGAAAGAGAATTCTCTGCAGGTAAAGAGTACCGGTAAAGATCCTCATTTTGGTCGTGATTTAAAGGCATCCGGCGGCTGGAAGAAAATCAGAATTCGACTTCGTTCTCCTCAGCGACTGAGAGGAGAAATTTACTGGAAAACGCAAAAAAATAACTCATTTTCTGACAAGCGTTCTCAAAAATTCGATACTCGGATGGCACCGAAAAAGTGGCAAGATCTGGTATTAGTCTTTAAGGCGGATTCTGATCTGACGGGTTTACGCATTGATCCCGCCAGCCGTAAAGGTTTGATCGAAATAGAATCCATTTCTTTGGAGAACTCGGAAGCCCCGCGTTCTGCTTCAGCGACTCCCGTTGATCAGATTAAACTATTGAAAGACTTCAAAGTGGAACTCTTGTATTCCGTACCAACTGATGAGCAGGGGTCCTGGGTCAGTATGACCATTGATCCCAAGGGGCGATTGATTGCCTCAGATCAATATGGTGCTCTCTATCGAATTACACCTGCAAAAATCGGATCCAACACGAACGACACTCAGGTAGAAAAACTACCCGTCGATATGGGAATGGCGCATGGTTTGTTATATGCGTTTGATAGTTTGTACGCAGTGGTGAATGGAGGGAAAGAGCGTCCTTCTGGCTTGTATCGTTTGAAGGATACGAATGGTGATGATCAGTTTGACGAAGTGAAATTCTTGAGAGAAATCAAAGGAGCAGGGGAACATGGACCGCATGCCATCATTCTTTCGCCCGATAAGAAGTCACTTTATATCGCTGCGGGAAATCATACCGATTTACCCAAACCTGAAAAATCCTTAGTCCCACGCAATTGGGATGAAGATCTGCTTTTACCACGATTATGGGACGCCCGTGGTCATGCTGCCGGCAAACTGGCTCCTGGTGGTTGGATATGTCGTACCGACCCTGATGGAAAAGAATTTGAAGTTGTCAGCATTGGGTTTAGGAATGAGTATGATATCGCCTTCAATCCAGAAGGAGAACTATTTACTTACGATGCTGATATGGAATGGGATGTCGGGTCTCCCTGGTATCGTCCCACACGTGTCAATCATGCAACCAGCGGTAGTGAATTTGGTTGGCGCTCCGGAACTGGTAAATGGCCTGATTACTATCCCGATAGTCTACCTGCTGTTGTGAATATCGGCCAGGGTTCACCTACCGGTATCGTGTTTGGAACAGGTGCAAAATTTCCGGCAAAGTATCAAGATGCCTTGTTTATTTCTGACTGGAGTTACGGCATTATTTACGCGGTACATATGAAACCACAAGGGGCCTCTTATGTTGCGACATATGAAAAATTTGCCTCAGCCACACCATTGCCTGTTACAGATTTAGTTGTCAATCCGGTCGATGGTGCGTTTTATTTCACGATCGGTGGTAGAAGGACTCAATCTGGTCTGTACCGTATTACTTATACCGGAAACGAGTCGACAGCTCCTGTTGAGCCTACACCAGATGCTCTGGCAGGTTTGCGAGAATTGCGACGTGATCTGGAAGAATTCCATGGCCAGCAGGGAGAAAACATTGTCTATTCCGTATGGCCTTATTTAGGGCATCAAGACCGACACATTCGCTATGCAGCACGAATTGCCCTGGAGCATCAGCCAGTTGAGCAATGGCAAAATTGTGTACTTCTGGAAAAAGACCCTGCGAAGTTGATTACAGCAGGTATTGCTTTAGCTCGGAATGGAAAGCCAAGCTTCAAAACGCCGTTACTGAATCGATTGAAAAGCTTAGACTGGAACGCACTCACTGCAAACCAGAAAATGGATTTATTACGTCTTTACCAATTAGTATTTGTTCGCTTGGGTGAACCAACGGAATCAGAACGTAAAAACGTTCTCGCTCAAATTAATAAAGCTTATCCAGCTCAGAACTCATTTATGAATCGAGAGTTGAGCCGGGTTTTGGTTTATTTAAATGCCCCCAAGGTCATCGAGCGAACTTTGGAACTTCAAAACAAAGCATTGACACAAGAAGAACAGATTCATTATGCCAAAGTGCTCAGCAACCTTGCTGCTGGTTGGAATGATAACTTGCGAAAGAAATATTTTAATTGGTATGTAAAATCGACGGCCCACAAAGGAGGGATGTCGTTTAATAAGTTCCTGGTCAATATTCGAGCAGAAGCAATCAAAACGCTAAGTGACCAGGAGAAAGAAATGCTCAAGCCGATTCTGGAAGTGAATCTGGAAAAATCAGCACCTGTTGTGAAAGGACCCCCGCGTCCATTTGTCAAAAAGTGGACTGTAAGCGAGTTATTAGACGCTGCCAATAATGATAAGATTCAGCGCAATTTTGAGCGCGGACGAGAAATGTTTGCCGCGACGTCCTGTTTCAAATGTCATCGCTTCGCGGGAGAAGGAGGAACTATCGGCCCTGATCTTACTGGAGCAGGGGGGCGTTTTAATGCTCAGAATTTATTGGAGTCGATCATTGAACCTTCTAAAGTTATTTCAGATCAATATGCATCGACCATGTTTATTCTGGATGATGGACGTGTTGTCAATGGGCGCGTGATTAACTTGAGTGGCAAGAACTTGATGGTACTCACCGATATGACGAACCCCAGTAATTTGACCGTAGTAAACCGTGATACCATTGATGAAATGCTACCTTCCAAATCTTCGATGATGCCAACAGGACTCATCGATACATTGACTAAAGAAGAAGCATTGGACTTATTGGCGTATCTGCGATCAGGTGGCAAAACCGATCATGAACTGTTTCAAAAAAAGAAATAG